The Aethina tumida isolate Nest 87 chromosome 5, icAetTumi1.1, whole genome shotgun sequence genomic sequence CGTCGGACATCGACGTGGTCAACTTCCAAAATTTCGCCGGCACCTTGGGCATACGTATATTCCTTAAAACCGGCCTGCTGTACAGATATGTAGGCTTCAAAGACTCCGAAAAGGAGAAGATCTCCAAGTTCTTTTCTCACTCATACAAAATTGACATGCTGGAGAAGGAGCTGAGTTTGAAGGGTTGGAACTGGGGCACGGCCAGATTTAATGGGTCAGTTTTGAGCTTCGATGTTGGCTCGAACAACAACAGCGCCTTCGAAATACCTTTGAACCACGTGTCGCAGTGCACGGCAGGCAAAAACGAGATCACCATGGAATTCCATCAGGTAACACAACACATAATTAACTGGGAGACTGCtataattgatgtaattttagaaCGATGATGCCCCAGTTAGCTTAATGGAGATGCGGTTTTTCATCCCCTCGAACGAACTGGCGGGTGACACGGACCCCGTGGAAGCTTTCCAGCAACAGGTGATGAACAAGGCGAGCGTCATCAACGTATCGGGCGATGCCATTGCCATATTCCGAGAGATCCACTGCTTGACACCCCGTGGTCGTTACGACATCAAAATATTCTCCTCGTTTTTCCAACTGCACGGCAAAACATTCGACTACAAGATTCCTATGTCGACTGTCTTAAGGCTGTTCATCCTGCCACACAAGGACAACAGGCAAATGTTTTTCGTGGTCAGTCTGGATCCTCCGATCAAGCAGGGGCAGACCAGGTACCACTTTTTAGTGCTGCTGTTCTCTCAGGACGATGAGACGTCGTTGGAGCTTCCATTCACTGAGTAGggtaactaataataataaatgaaacaagACGAGTAAGTGTGGGTTTTTAGGGAGGAACTGAAGGAGAAGTACGAGGGTAAGCTCGAGAAAGAGCTGTCAGGCCCCACTTACGAAGTCCTGgggaaaattatgaaacacaTTATCAACAGGAAAATTACCGGACCTGGGGCTTTTGTTGGGTAACTTGAAGTggagtttattattaacaagtgttgacttttaaaatgtttacagtCATTCAGGGACGCCAGCCATCGGTTGCTCGTACAAGGCGGCGGCCGGTCTGATGTACCCGCTGGAGCGGGGCTTCATCTACATCCACAAGCCGCCGATTCACATTCGGTTCGAGGAAATAGCGTCGGTGAACTTCGCACGTGGCGGCGGCAGCACCAGATCCTTCGACTTCGAGGTCGAACTGAAGTCGGGCACGACCCACACGTTCAGCAGCATCGAAAAGGAGGAGTACGGCAAGCTGTTCGACTTCATCAATTCCAAGAAGCTCAACATCAAGAACCGCGGCAAGAACGTAAGTGTTTCGCGGGTGTGGGGTTCGATTAATCGGCAGGTTACAATTCGCAGGACAAGGCTAATTACAAAGACGACTTCGGCGACTCAGACGACGAGGCGGCGCCCGACGCGTACCTCGAACGTGTTAAGGCCGAAGCGCAGGAGAGGGACGcggacgacgacgacgaagaTGAAAGCACGGACGAAGACTTCAATCCGGACCAGGCTGAAAGCGACGTCGCCGAAGAGTTCGACAGTAACCCGAGCAGTTCGTCCGAAGAGGAAGGTGGCGAGGACGAAGGCGGCGACAAGAAGAAGGACAAGAAGAAACACAAGAAGGAAAAGAAGGAGAAGAAGACTAAAACGGTGTCGGAGAAGCCGCGCAAGAAGCGTGACAAAAAGGCGAAGGACGACGATAAGCCGAAACGTCCGGCGACCGCTTTTATGTTGTGGCTAAACGAGACCAGGGAAAAGATTAAGGCCGACAATCCGGGCATTAAGGTGACCGAAATAGCGAAGAAGGGCGGCGAAATGTGGAAGGAACTGAAGGATAAGGCCCAATGGGAGAGCAAGGCTGCCAAACTTAAAGAAGACTACAACGTTGCCATGGAGGAGTACAAGAAATCTGGTGGCGGGGCCAAATCTGAAGACAAAAGCAGCGGTGGCAGCAAAAAGACTGCGACGTCGAAGAAGAAAACTAAAACTGAATCACCCATTAAAgttggaaatattaaaagtaaagagTTTATCGAGAGCGATGATAGCTCCTCAGATAGTGATAATGATAAGAAGCCGTCGCCGAAAAAGGACGACAAGAAGTCGTCGAAGAAAAAGAAGTCCGCATCCAGCGACGATGAGGTCAACACGTCGAAAGATTCAGTCGATgaaaagaaaactaaaaagagAAAGAAAGACAGCGACGACGAGAAAAATACGAAAAAGTCCAAGTCAAAGAAGAAGGAGTCGGAAAGTGAAGACGACGAGGACGATGAAGATATTGAAAGTACTCCACCTACTAGCGAGAATGAAGATAGCGATTAGTTTTAGGTtcgattttctttttttttttaatttatattgttaatttcgataattaaaacataaaactttgatattctttttattatttttactgccTAACACAAAATTGTCTAATAAcataaactaaaacaaatttttattgttgagaGTTTTCAGTGTTtagatttatacataaaaggTGTTTCTAAGTGTATAACTACTTATAGAAAATtggtattatattaatatctatCCATTTTTTATCACTATTAATCAAAAAAGCCTTGAATATAATATCTCTGAAACACCACGTCTGTATTGTGATGCATACATCCAGGAACTGTAAAAACTGTAAATGAGAAAGGTTTTTTTCGGTTCTAGATAGGGGAAATACCTATTTATACATTGTAGCAAAGTTATTGATACATGTATCTTTGGATTTCACAATGAACACGTAatctagaattattttatctctccactttaatatttaaataaataaaacatattttacaagtGTATCTATTTAAAGGAAACGCCCCAATAGTATCTCGGGCTCCTCAACGgtatgacaaaataaaaataaagaaacccTATCTAAATGAACTTATTCTATGATaagaacttaatttataattcgatTAAAGGGCAACGACAAATACAGATTAAATTCGACCGTTGTAGTAACTATTTTGGCCAACCAtcccaataaaaatgtttgctaTCGTGCCTGATACAGTTTTGGAGAATTCTCTATGTTCCAACTGTGGTAAATACCTTTCAGTGTTGCCAGTgactatttcaaaaaattataaaaaaatatgcggCCGTTGTGTTGGTGAGGAGGTTGGTGTACAATCTGCTTATAATAAACTTGCTGAAAAAATGTTGTTCAAATGTGTGAATCGTTATGAAGGTTGTCGTAAACTGCTGCCGCCCAATCAAGTTGTTGAACATGAAGAAACATGCAAAAGTAACAAATATGAATGTCCTTTGTGTGCCAACGAGTGGATACCAAGTTATGCAATGAAACAACATTTTGGAGAACATCACAGTGGATTGGTAATAACGAATCCATCGTTCACAATTAACAAGACTGTGGACACGTTCAAAACACTTATGTATTACACAGATAagcacatattttttatacatcttTCTCTTGATGTTGACAATGAATTATCTTTAAGAGCAGATTGTTTGGGACCAACTGAactctcaaaaaatattaagtatggTTTTTGTTTTACCAGAGGGAACCATATTAAAACTGGATTTAGGTCATTTAACAGTggtgaacaaaaaatatgctTGCAAGACTTAAAACCATctgaaaaatgtgaattaattttaaattatgatgctgagaattttatggattttgttCAAATCGGAAAAGTTgacatacaaaaaaatagtatatcaGTGGCAGAGAACAGAACAATTTACTTGGatgagaattttttaattaaaaataacgagTGGAAATTATCTGGCTGTAAAAccttgttaataaataaaaataatcccgatattaaaatagaatcaaTTTGTTCCAGTTgtggttatttaatatatgaaaatagtttatatgATTGTTGCTGTTTAGAAATACATTTTGTATGTTCAAAATGTTCGGATTCTCTATGTCCTGGTCAATATAACTACATATATAATGCTAAGCTCAACAATGTTT encodes the following:
- the LOC109598921 gene encoding FACT complex subunit Ssrp1; protein product: MDFLEYSDITAEIKGCMTPGKLKMTDQSIVFKNSKTGKVDQIQSSDIDVVNFQNFAGTLGIRIFLKTGLLYRYVGFKDSEKEKISKFFSHSYKIDMLEKELSLKGWNWGTARFNGSVLSFDVGSNNNSAFEIPLNHVSQCTAGKNEITMEFHQNDDAPVSLMEMRFFIPSNELAGDTDPVEAFQQQVMNKASVINVSGDAIAIFREIHCLTPRGRYDIKIFSSFFQLHGKTFDYKIPMSTVLRLFILPHKDNRQMFFVVSLDPPIKQGQTRYHFLVLLFSQDDETSLELPFTEEELKEKYEGKLEKELSGPTYEVLGKIMKHIINRKITGPGAFVGHSGTPAIGCSYKAAAGLMYPLERGFIYIHKPPIHIRFEEIASVNFARGGGSTRSFDFEVELKSGTTHTFSSIEKEEYGKLFDFINSKKLNIKNRGKNDKANYKDDFGDSDDEAAPDAYLERVKAEAQERDADDDDEDESTDEDFNPDQAESDVAEEFDSNPSSSSEEEGGEDEGGDKKKDKKKHKKEKKEKKTKTVSEKPRKKRDKKAKDDDKPKRPATAFMLWLNETREKIKADNPGIKVTEIAKKGGEMWKELKDKAQWESKAAKLKEDYNVAMEEYKKSGGGAKSEDKSSGGSKKTATSKKKTKTESPIKVGNIKSKEFIESDDSSSDSDNDKKPSPKKDDKKSSKKKKSASSDDEVNTSKDSVDEKKTKKRKKDSDDEKNTKKSKSKKKESESEDDEDDEDIESTPPTSENEDSD